The DNA sequence CAGCTAAGGAGTGTCAAGGACTTGCAGATACTCGAAATCAGCAGCGTTCGGGAGGCACTGCGGCGATTGTTTCCGCCGGACAGATAATCCTCCTTGCCCTCAAGAAGTGCGATAATCAGATATAGTGCTGACGCACCTCGAGAAATTCCTCCAGGCCACCCCCCCACTGTTGTTCCAATTCTGTAACCGGGATATGACCCTCCAGCCCTTCTCGGACAGCCGGATCACCGGTCAAAAGATCAAAGGGTAGACGGTCGTATACATACTCGTAGGGCGGCTGCCGCCATTGAAAATGGTCGGGATAGAGCCGGATTATCGTCTGCAGGATGACCAGGGTAGTGAAGTAAGGCTTATAAAGCCGGCGGTCGGTGACGTGGAGTTGGAAACCGCCGCAGACCTCACCGGCCCATTTGTGGAAGGTAGGTTGAAAGAAGGTCTCTCGCAGAATGACCCCGGGAAGCTCATAGTCGGCCAGCAACGCATCCTTTAACACCAAAGGATTGATAAACGGTGCCCCGAACAGTTCGAAAGGCCGGGTCGTGCCCCGCCCCTCCGAGAGGTTGGTCCCTTCCAACAGGACCTGCCCGGGATAGACGATGGCCGTGTCCAAAGTGGGCAGATTGGGCGATGGCATCACCCAGGACAGGCCGGTAACGTCAAAATACTGAGACCGGTCCCATCCCTGCACCGGGACTAGGTCCAGATCACAGCCGATCCCGTGGATTTGATTGTAATAGCGGGCCAGTTCCCCTAAAGTCAATCCATGGCGCATCGGCAGGGGATAGGGACCGACGATAGAGGCCATGTCAGATTTGAGAAGGTTTCCCTCCACCTGGACCCCGCCGATAGGGTTGGGCCGGTCCAGAACGATCACCTTTTTCCCCAGTTGGGCCGCCGACTGCATCGCCAAGGCCATTGTGGCGGCAAATGTATAGACTCTGGTCCCTACATCAGGTAAATCAACCAATAAAACATCGATC is a window from the Desulfobacca acetoxidans DSM 11109 genome containing:
- a CDS encoding exo-beta-N-acetylmuramidase NamZ family protein yields the protein MAVRTGLEQILAHPPSWLPRVRLGLLSNQAVVGCGLLPSWRLLAQRFPSSLRALFSPQHGLWGEKQDNMIASVDCREPVTGLPVFSLYGERLQPSPENLDLIDVLLVDLPDVGTRVYTFAATMALAMQSAAQLGKKVIVLDRPNPIGGVQVEGNLLKSDMASIVGPYPLPMRHGLTLGELARYYNQIHGIGCDLDLVPVQGWDRSQYFDVTGLSWVMPSPNLPTLDTAIVYPGQVLLEGTNLSEGRGTTRPFELFGAPFINPLVLKDALLADYELPGVILRETFFQPTFHKWAGEVCGGFQLHVTDRRLYKPYFTTLVILQTIIRLYPDHFQWRQPPYEYVYDRLPFDLLTGDPAVREGLEGHIPVTELEQQWGGGLEEFLEVRQHYI